One genomic window of Marinobacter adhaerens HP15 includes the following:
- a CDS encoding ABC transporter ATP-binding protein, which translates to MSTTAQSPADWLLEVNNLSCGYGGDSVVKDVSFALSHGDIGCLLGPSGCGKSTILRALAGFLPLSGGEISLQSQAISLPGRTLPPEKRRIGMVFQDYALFPHLTIADNVGFGLRNLNKAEKRQKVMELLNVVHLQDLADNYPHELSGGQQQRVALARALAPEPTLILLDEPFSNLDADLRRRLSLDVREILKTLGISAILVTHDQQEAFAMCDQVAVLRDGRIQQWDVPYNLYHEPANRFVASFVGQGGFVPGTALGPDTIESELGVIHGNRAYKWEPGTLVDVLIRPDDIVHDPDSDLQPKVVEKTFAGTSTLYRFRCSEDTEFEALFRSHLDFNLGEHVPVRVEADHLIAFERTT; encoded by the coding sequence ATGAGCACAACCGCACAATCTCCGGCAGACTGGCTGCTCGAGGTCAACAACCTGTCCTGTGGCTACGGCGGGGATTCTGTGGTCAAAGATGTCAGCTTTGCCCTGAGCCATGGCGACATCGGCTGCCTGCTTGGGCCGAGCGGCTGCGGCAAAAGTACCATACTGCGCGCCCTCGCCGGTTTTCTTCCACTGAGTGGTGGCGAGATTTCGCTGCAGTCCCAGGCCATCAGCCTGCCCGGACGCACCCTGCCCCCGGAAAAGCGTCGGATCGGCATGGTGTTCCAGGATTACGCCCTGTTTCCGCACCTGACTATCGCTGACAACGTGGGGTTCGGTCTGCGGAATCTGAACAAGGCAGAGAAACGGCAGAAGGTCATGGAACTCCTGAATGTCGTGCACCTGCAGGATCTGGCCGACAACTACCCCCATGAACTGTCTGGCGGCCAGCAGCAGCGGGTTGCCCTGGCCCGCGCCCTGGCACCCGAGCCCACCCTGATTTTGCTCGATGAGCCGTTTTCCAATCTGGACGCGGATCTGCGCCGTCGGCTGAGCCTGGATGTTCGCGAAATTCTGAAGACGCTGGGCATCAGCGCCATTCTGGTTACTCACGACCAGCAGGAAGCCTTCGCCATGTGCGATCAGGTCGCTGTGTTGCGGGACGGCAGGATCCAGCAGTGGGACGTGCCCTACAACCTCTACCATGAACCGGCAAATCGTTTCGTTGCCAGCTTCGTGGGTCAGGGCGGATTCGTCCCCGGCACCGCCCTGGGGCCGGATACTATTGAATCCGAGCTCGGCGTGATCCACGGCAACCGGGCCTACAAATGGGAACCCGGCACCCTGGTAGACGTTCTGATCCGGCCCGATGACATCGTTCATGACCCCGACTCGGATCTGCAGCCCAAGGTGGTTGAGAAAACCTTTGCCGGCACTTCCACGCTCTACCGTTTCCGGTGTTCCGAAGACACAGAGTTCGAAGCCCTGTTCCGCAGCCACCTGGATTTCAACCTGGGTGAGCATGTGCCGGTGCGTGTCGAGGCGGATCACCTGATTGCCTTCGAACGCACCACCTGA
- the argF gene encoding ornithine carbamoyltransferase → MAARHFLTLNDMTTNELESLVDHATALRNEWRQGKVRDSLKNRVLAMIFEKSSTRTRVSFEAGMTQLGGSAMFLSPRDTQLGRGEPIEDSAIVISSMVDAVMIRTFAHETVERFAAASRVPVINALTDDFHPCQLLADMQTFREHRGSIRGATVAWIGDGNNMCHSYINAAAQFDFNLNIACPEGYEPAESMLKGHEDRVKVFREPAEAARNAQLLVTDVWASMGQEDEQKARERAFSGYQINPGLLSVADKDVLFMHCLPAHRGEEISADMMEHPASVVWNEAENRLHAQKALLEFLILNRLD, encoded by the coding sequence ATGGCGGCAAGACATTTTCTGACATTGAATGACATGACAACCAACGAGCTGGAAAGCCTGGTTGATCATGCCACAGCATTGCGCAACGAGTGGCGGCAAGGGAAGGTTCGGGACTCCCTCAAGAACCGTGTCCTTGCGATGATCTTCGAAAAATCATCAACGCGAACCCGGGTTTCTTTTGAAGCCGGCATGACGCAGCTCGGCGGCTCCGCAATGTTCCTGTCGCCACGGGATACCCAGCTTGGCCGGGGCGAGCCGATAGAAGACTCGGCTATCGTTATCTCCAGCATGGTTGATGCGGTGATGATCCGCACCTTTGCCCATGAAACCGTGGAGCGCTTCGCGGCTGCATCACGGGTGCCGGTGATCAATGCGCTGACCGATGACTTTCACCCCTGTCAATTGCTGGCCGATATGCAAACATTCCGGGAACACCGCGGCAGTATTCGCGGCGCCACCGTAGCCTGGATCGGCGATGGCAACAACATGTGCCACTCCTACATCAATGCCGCCGCACAGTTCGATTTCAACCTGAACATCGCCTGCCCTGAGGGCTACGAGCCGGCAGAATCAATGCTCAAGGGCCACGAAGACCGGGTCAAAGTGTTCCGGGAGCCGGCCGAGGCGGCCCGAAACGCCCAGCTCCTGGTGACCGACGTCTGGGCTTCCATGGGCCAGGAAGACGAGCAGAAAGCCCGTGAAAGGGCGTTCAGTGGCTATCAGATCAATCCCGGGCTGCTCTCTGTGGCCGATAAGGATGTGCTGTTCATGCATTGCCTCCCGGCTCACCGTGGTGAGGAAATATCGGCGGACATGATGGAGCATCCTGCCTCCGTGGTCTGGAACGAGGCAGAGAACCGCCTGCACGCCCAGAAGGCTCTGCTCGAATTTCTCATCCTGAACCGGCTGGACTGA
- the grxD gene encoding Grx4 family monothiol glutaredoxin: protein MDINETIKSQLEENPIILYMKGSPQAPQCGFSAKTVQAVMACGERFAFVNILDNQELREALKVYSSWPTYPQLYINGELVGGCDIVLEMSESGELAKLVKEAAKQAEA, encoded by the coding sequence ATGGATATCAATGAAACCATTAAGAGCCAGCTTGAAGAGAATCCGATCATCCTGTACATGAAGGGCAGCCCACAGGCACCCCAGTGTGGCTTCTCGGCCAAAACCGTACAGGCGGTAATGGCCTGCGGCGAACGCTTTGCGTTCGTCAATATTCTGGATAACCAGGAGCTTCGTGAAGCCCTGAAGGTTTACTCCAGCTGGCCCACGTATCCCCAGCTGTACATCAATGGTGAGCTCGTTGGCGGATGTGACATTGTTCTCGAAATGTCCGAGAGCGGTGAGCTGGCCAAACTTGTCAAAGAGGCGGCGAAGCAGGCAGAAGCCTGA
- a CDS encoding energy transducer TonB family protein, which translates to MPEKSSPNALPAAYRLGLALSLALFLHTLLLSGIPSPKEEPTATHRESVRFELVAPGTHRTVADPSADPSPRRDAPRVTPFEIDPPEPAPLSKPEVVTSREPQTPAPTKATNTSVPRSEAAQSSASSAAGEEPEQLPEKTEESITRVTESPGELDPYVVKLAVHLAHQLEELRVPAMRSLTDTVAMEVELQLLGNGALTRARVLKSTGIKPIDEAAYRAALAASPYPQPPKDSGSANRFEVELLFTPKRL; encoded by the coding sequence ATGCCTGAAAAAAGCAGTCCCAATGCCCTGCCGGCTGCCTACCGGCTTGGGCTTGCCTTGTCTCTGGCTCTTTTCCTACACACGCTCCTGCTTTCAGGCATCCCCTCGCCCAAGGAAGAACCAACGGCCACGCACAGAGAGAGTGTACGGTTCGAGCTGGTAGCCCCGGGCACTCACAGAACGGTTGCCGACCCGTCAGCTGACCCCAGTCCTCGTCGGGATGCACCACGGGTAACGCCGTTTGAGATTGATCCTCCTGAGCCGGCCCCCCTCTCCAAACCGGAGGTTGTGACATCCCGCGAGCCGCAAACCCCCGCCCCGACAAAGGCAACAAATACCAGCGTCCCCCGGAGCGAAGCCGCACAGTCAAGCGCCAGCTCTGCTGCCGGAGAAGAACCCGAACAGCTCCCTGAAAAAACGGAGGAGAGCATTACGAGGGTTACGGAGTCACCGGGCGAGCTCGACCCCTATGTGGTCAAACTGGCCGTCCATCTGGCCCATCAACTTGAAGAACTGAGAGTGCCGGCCATGAGGAGCCTCACTGACACGGTCGCTATGGAAGTCGAACTGCAGTTGCTTGGAAATGGCGCCCTGACCCGGGCAAGGGTTCTGAAATCAACAGGAATCAAGCCAATCGATGAAGCTGCATATCGGGCTGCGCTGGCGGCTAGCCCCTACCCCCAGCCACCGAAGGATAGCGGGAGCGCGAACCGCTTCGAGGTGGAACTGTTGTTCACCCCGAAACGGCTCTGA
- a CDS encoding DUF1631 domain-containing protein has translation MNKQSGIHYLREHREAGSNRPVPAEVTRIRDTVVAGLGDLLQGAFDAVDDSLFELANNARSNNEQNRYFEAMREIRIKRKGVERHFQNTVAQYFATPPHTGPLQEEQLSKQASADTLALVGNDDLEEQVALNAMITKAKAHFQGPLLQLQTRFSQVYPEATDESPVNPMAPEHLCSAFTEAIQALEIQIRERLILLKQFDRYVVSNLGMLLDEANRILIQAGIIPNFRYHGKSGQHHEASGKQSSSSERDESNTASTETLEGGREAAGSSAVFEQIRQMLALQRANAGIPPRASDPSLRVIGDSELASLLNALPLAGAHWQNQSNLSDGEPLSLDLRQLVHQLLQEEADQGDGRQPALNEVDEDLINLVSMLFEFILDDYNLSAPVQVLISRLQIPILKVVMRDKSFFSRATHPARRLLNSLARAGIGWSNSDEKSKDKLYGQIHNIVQRILNEFDGDISLFEKLNQEFEEFLERENRKASLVEQRTRESERGRIKSQAAQETVDNLLKEKVSRYKMPQPVHDILMNGWSRVLFLAYLRDDVEHRWNSTVKVVDDLIWCLHPHQEDNERDEWVRVVPSLLKSLRSGLEEVSYNSSKLDEMMGQLKHELAEAFRTNAVIEPREEAGATPVDDSESHTSKKANRQQELEDAAVSEYVAQIDGMQIGNWVEFSLVNGANFRCKLSAIIDEADCFVFVNRMGLKVIEKTRIELAHEMRRGRLTLLEQGALIDRALDAVVGTLRSKTA, from the coding sequence ATGAACAAGCAGTCCGGCATACATTACCTCCGCGAACACAGGGAAGCCGGAAGTAACAGACCGGTTCCTGCGGAGGTCACCCGCATCCGGGACACGGTTGTCGCCGGGCTCGGTGATTTGCTGCAGGGCGCCTTCGACGCCGTCGACGATTCACTGTTCGAGCTGGCCAATAATGCCCGCAGCAACAACGAACAGAACCGGTACTTCGAGGCGATGCGTGAAATTCGCATCAAGCGCAAGGGTGTCGAGCGGCATTTCCAGAACACCGTTGCCCAATATTTTGCCACCCCCCCTCACACCGGACCGCTTCAGGAAGAACAGCTGAGCAAGCAGGCCAGCGCCGACACTCTTGCCCTGGTCGGCAATGACGACCTTGAGGAGCAGGTTGCCCTCAACGCCATGATCACAAAGGCAAAGGCGCACTTTCAGGGCCCACTGCTGCAACTCCAGACCCGTTTCAGTCAGGTGTACCCGGAAGCCACCGACGAATCACCGGTCAATCCGATGGCACCGGAACACCTTTGCAGTGCGTTCACAGAGGCAATACAGGCCCTTGAGATCCAGATTCGTGAGCGCCTGATCCTGCTCAAGCAGTTTGACCGCTATGTTGTGTCCAACCTCGGCATGCTGCTGGACGAAGCCAACCGCATACTGATCCAGGCCGGCATCATTCCGAACTTCCGTTATCACGGCAAATCCGGTCAGCATCATGAGGCCTCGGGAAAACAGAGCTCAAGCTCAGAGAGAGACGAATCGAATACAGCAAGCACTGAAACTCTGGAAGGTGGCCGGGAAGCAGCGGGTAGTAGCGCTGTGTTCGAACAGATCCGTCAGATGCTTGCATTACAGAGGGCCAACGCAGGCATACCTCCTCGAGCATCTGATCCCTCCTTGCGAGTTATCGGCGACTCTGAATTAGCGAGCCTGCTCAATGCGCTGCCACTTGCTGGCGCACATTGGCAGAATCAAAGCAATTTAAGTGATGGCGAGCCACTAAGCTTAGACCTCAGACAACTGGTCCACCAGCTACTTCAGGAAGAAGCTGACCAAGGTGATGGACGGCAACCCGCACTCAACGAAGTTGATGAAGACCTGATCAATCTCGTCTCCATGCTGTTCGAGTTCATTCTCGACGACTACAACCTCTCTGCTCCCGTCCAGGTTCTGATAAGCCGTCTGCAGATTCCGATCCTGAAAGTGGTTATGCGAGACAAGAGCTTTTTCAGTCGCGCCACACATCCTGCTCGCAGGCTGCTAAATTCGCTTGCCAGAGCGGGTATTGGCTGGAGCAATAGTGACGAAAAGTCAAAGGATAAGCTGTATGGACAGATTCATAATATCGTTCAGCGAATCCTCAACGAATTCGATGGTGACATTTCTCTTTTTGAAAAGCTCAATCAGGAGTTCGAGGAGTTTCTAGAGCGCGAGAATCGCAAAGCATCGCTTGTCGAACAGCGAACCCGAGAATCCGAGAGGGGGCGAATTAAATCCCAGGCGGCGCAAGAAACCGTCGACAACCTTCTGAAAGAGAAGGTTTCCCGTTATAAAATGCCGCAACCTGTTCACGATATCCTAATGAACGGGTGGAGCCGCGTTCTTTTCCTCGCCTATCTCAGAGACGATGTCGAACACCGATGGAATTCAACCGTGAAAGTTGTTGATGACCTCATCTGGTGCTTGCACCCTCATCAGGAGGACAATGAACGAGACGAATGGGTACGCGTGGTTCCCAGCCTCCTGAAGTCGCTAAGGTCGGGACTCGAGGAAGTCTCCTATAATTCGTCAAAACTTGATGAAATGATGGGGCAACTGAAACACGAGCTTGCTGAAGCATTCCGGACCAACGCGGTGATTGAACCTCGCGAGGAAGCAGGTGCGACGCCAGTTGATGATTCAGAAAGCCACACTTCGAAAAAGGCTAACAGGCAGCAAGAATTGGAAGACGCAGCCGTGTCTGAATATGTCGCTCAGATAGACGGTATGCAGATCGGTAACTGGGTCGAGTTCAGCCTGGTTAATGGCGCAAACTTCCGCTGCAAGCTGTCCGCTATCATTGATGAGGCAGATTGCTTTGTCTTTGTGAATCGGATGGGGCTGAAAGTGATTGAGAAAACCCGGATTGAACTGGCCCATGAAATGCGCCGTGGCCGGCTGACTCTGCTTGAGCAGGGCGCATTGATTGATCGGGCCCTGGATGCGGTTGTCGGCACCCTCCGGAGCAAGACCGCCTGA
- a CDS encoding Yip1 family protein produces MSLTHTFGLLAHPDREWEAIRNESETVTRLYAGHILLLALIPAVAGFIGTTQVGWQIGDGQITKLSVTSALQLSTLFYAAMLAGIFILGKFIDFFAATYDAVERTPRGVALAAYTATPIFLIGVIAAYPNIWVNMLAGLVAVAYAVYLLYEGLPILMKIPADKGFMFASAVLTVGLVMFVALLAISVVIWSMGIGPVYVN; encoded by the coding sequence ATGAGTCTGACACACACGTTTGGCCTGCTCGCCCATCCCGACCGGGAGTGGGAGGCGATCCGCAATGAATCCGAGACTGTCACAAGACTGTACGCCGGCCACATTCTGCTGCTGGCATTGATCCCTGCGGTTGCCGGCTTCATCGGAACAACCCAGGTAGGCTGGCAAATTGGTGATGGCCAGATCACCAAACTGTCGGTAACGAGCGCACTCCAGCTATCCACACTTTTCTACGCGGCCATGCTTGCCGGCATTTTTATACTCGGCAAGTTCATTGATTTTTTCGCCGCAACGTATGATGCGGTGGAACGGACGCCCAGAGGCGTTGCTCTGGCGGCGTACACGGCAACCCCGATTTTCCTGATTGGCGTAATCGCCGCGTATCCGAACATATGGGTGAATATGCTGGCAGGCCTGGTGGCGGTTGCCTACGCGGTCTACCTGCTTTACGAAGGGCTACCGATTCTGATGAAGATCCCGGCGGACAAGGGGTTCATGTTCGCTTCTGCAGTCCTGACGGTTGGCCTGGTTATGTTTGTTGCCCTGCTCGCCATCAGTGTCGTTATCTGGAGCATGGGCATAGGCCCGGTTTACGTCAACTGA
- a CDS encoding HlyC/CorC family transporter, which produces MNETSLTALFILLVGLILLSGFFSSSETGMMSLNRYRLKHMAKTGHKGAKRAQGLLQRTDQLIGVILIGNNFVNIFASSIATVIAIRVWGDAGIAIATILLTIVILIFAEVTPKTLAALFPEKIAFPASYILGPLLKILYPIVWAVNLFTGGILKLLGVSAADAANDHLSREELRTLVNEAGALIPAKHKDMLVSILDLEKVTVNDIMVPRNEVVGIDLEDDTDTILRQLRSSQHTRLPVFKGDINNIQGILHLRSASKLLQQEEINKAMIMQLCQEPYFIPESTPLNTQLINFQKGRRRFGVVVDEYGDVLGLATLEDILEEIVGDFTTDYAATSPDIIPQDNGTFIIDGTSAVRTINKTLGWKLPTDGPKTLNGLITETLENIPDTNVCLKVDGHRVEVLQIKDNVVKAAIVHPKKRKKRSLSLKQ; this is translated from the coding sequence TTGAACGAAACATCGCTCACCGCGCTGTTTATTCTCCTGGTCGGACTGATCCTCCTTTCCGGTTTCTTCTCGAGCTCCGAGACGGGGATGATGTCGCTCAACCGATATCGTCTCAAACATATGGCCAAAACCGGCCATAAAGGTGCCAAGCGCGCCCAGGGCTTGCTGCAACGAACCGACCAGCTGATCGGCGTCATCCTGATCGGCAACAACTTCGTGAACATCTTCGCCTCTTCGATCGCCACGGTTATCGCGATTCGGGTCTGGGGCGATGCCGGCATCGCGATTGCCACCATCCTGCTGACCATCGTGATTCTGATCTTCGCAGAAGTCACTCCGAAAACCCTTGCAGCACTATTTCCCGAAAAAATTGCCTTTCCGGCCAGTTACATACTCGGTCCGCTGCTGAAAATCCTGTATCCGATTGTCTGGGCGGTGAACCTGTTCACCGGAGGCATACTGAAACTGCTGGGCGTTTCCGCCGCAGACGCTGCCAACGACCACCTCAGCCGGGAAGAACTGCGAACACTGGTGAACGAGGCAGGCGCCCTGATACCCGCCAAGCACAAGGACATGCTGGTCAGCATTCTGGATCTGGAAAAAGTGACCGTGAATGACATCATGGTGCCGAGAAACGAGGTAGTGGGTATCGACCTGGAAGACGACACCGACACCATTCTGCGCCAACTGCGCAGCAGCCAGCATACCCGGCTTCCAGTCTTCAAGGGCGACATCAATAACATTCAGGGCATACTGCACCTGCGCAGCGCTTCCAAACTGCTGCAACAGGAGGAAATCAACAAGGCCATGATCATGCAGCTTTGCCAGGAACCCTATTTCATCCCGGAAAGCACGCCCCTGAACACCCAACTGATCAACTTCCAGAAAGGTCGTCGACGGTTCGGCGTTGTTGTCGATGAATACGGCGACGTTCTTGGCCTCGCGACACTGGAAGACATACTTGAAGAGATCGTCGGCGACTTTACGACGGACTATGCCGCCACCAGCCCGGACATCATTCCGCAGGACAACGGCACGTTCATTATCGATGGCACTTCCGCCGTTCGAACCATCAACAAGACCCTGGGCTGGAAGCTCCCTACCGATGGCCCCAAAACCCTCAACGGGCTGATTACCGAAACCCTGGAGAACATCCCCGACACCAACGTCTGCCTGAAAGTGGACGGCCATCGGGTAGAAGTGCTGCAGATCAAGGACAATGTCGTGAAAGCAGCCATTGTGCACCCGAAAAAACGCAAAAAACGTTCTCTGTCACTGAAACAGTAA
- a CDS encoding cytochrome C assembly family protein — translation MGTLILAVTSLFLYSVGTALQALHFRGRVQSNIAITTLIGVLALTSHGLLIGQTVHHDGGFDFSFFKSSVLISWLIVFLLLGLNLKKPVQSLFLGVYPLAGLTIILALVTHGPSRLVSEQSYGMLSHIALSVTAYSLFTLAAIQAVLLYFQNRQLKHNYNSLLVRNLPPLQTMESLLFEMVWAGVVMLILAIVTGALFIEDLFAQNLAHKTLFSILSLLVFVALLIGRYTKGWRGITASRWTLAGCALLMLAFYGSKFVLELIFQRGV, via the coding sequence ATGGGAACGCTGATTCTCGCGGTCACCTCTCTTTTTCTTTACAGCGTTGGTACCGCGCTGCAGGCCCTGCATTTCAGGGGCCGGGTTCAAAGCAACATTGCCATTACTACCCTGATTGGCGTTCTCGCCCTGACCAGCCACGGACTTCTCATTGGCCAGACAGTCCACCACGACGGCGGCTTCGATTTCAGTTTTTTCAAAAGCTCCGTGCTTATTTCCTGGCTGATCGTCTTCCTTCTATTGGGACTCAACCTTAAAAAGCCGGTGCAAAGCCTGTTTCTCGGCGTGTACCCGCTGGCCGGCCTCACCATTATTCTCGCCCTGGTTACCCATGGACCCTCGAGACTGGTGTCCGAGCAAAGCTACGGCATGCTCTCCCATATTGCGCTTTCGGTGACAGCCTACAGCCTCTTTACTCTGGCGGCCATCCAGGCGGTTCTACTTTACTTCCAGAATCGCCAACTGAAGCACAATTACAACAGCCTGCTGGTTCGTAACCTGCCGCCTCTGCAAACCATGGAGTCGCTGCTGTTCGAGATGGTCTGGGCCGGCGTCGTCATGCTGATTCTGGCCATTGTGACCGGCGCCCTCTTTATAGAGGATCTCTTTGCCCAGAATCTCGCCCACAAGACCCTGTTCTCGATCCTGTCCCTGCTTGTGTTTGTGGCGCTCCTGATTGGTCGTTACACCAAAGGCTGGAGGGGCATCACCGCCAGCCGTTGGACCCTCGCTGGCTGCGCACTCCTGATGCTGGCCTTCTACGGCAGCAAGTTTGTGCTGGAACTGATCTTCCAGCGCGGCGTCTGA
- the ffh gene encoding signal recognition particle protein: protein MFENLQDRLSGSLRKISGQARLTDDNIKDTLREVRMALLEADVALPVVKDFVEGVRKRAIGQEVQRSLTPGQVFVKVVQQELERVMGEGNESLNLNVQPPAVVMMAGLQGAGKTTTVAKLSRFLKERQKKSVLVVSADVYRPAAIRQLETLAGEVGVEFFPSTADQDPVDIAEGAIAAARKKHIDVVILDTAGRLHVDEQMMGEIGRLHKAVNPVETLFVVDAMTGQDAANTAKAFNDALPLTGVVLTKTDGDARGGAALSVRHITGKPIKFLGVGEKSDALEPFYPDRVASRILGMGDVLSLIEEAERKLDQKKAQKLTKKIKKGKSFDLEDFRDQLQQMKNMGGIGGLLDKLPGMGQMARVAQQQVNDKSMGQMEAIICSMTPKERRYPDVINNSRKRRIATGSGTQIQDVNRLLKQHKQMQKMMKKFGKKGGMANMMRGMGGMMPPGGGGGGGMPPFGRM, encoded by the coding sequence ATGTTTGAGAACCTCCAAGACCGACTTTCCGGCAGTCTGCGCAAGATTTCCGGCCAGGCGCGCCTCACTGATGACAATATAAAGGACACCCTGCGGGAAGTGCGCATGGCGCTGCTGGAGGCGGATGTCGCCCTGCCGGTGGTGAAGGACTTTGTTGAGGGCGTCCGCAAGCGTGCCATTGGCCAGGAGGTGCAGCGCAGTCTGACGCCGGGCCAGGTCTTTGTGAAAGTTGTCCAGCAGGAGCTGGAACGCGTCATGGGCGAGGGTAATGAATCCCTCAATCTGAACGTCCAGCCGCCGGCCGTAGTCATGATGGCGGGTCTGCAGGGTGCAGGTAAGACGACCACGGTCGCCAAACTCTCGCGCTTCCTTAAAGAGCGGCAGAAAAAATCCGTCCTGGTGGTCAGCGCCGACGTCTACCGTCCGGCGGCGATTCGCCAGTTGGAAACCCTCGCTGGCGAAGTGGGTGTCGAGTTCTTCCCGAGCACTGCCGATCAGGACCCGGTTGATATTGCCGAGGGTGCCATTGCCGCGGCCAGGAAGAAGCACATTGATGTGGTAATTCTTGATACCGCCGGCCGACTCCACGTCGACGAACAGATGATGGGAGAGATTGGTCGGCTGCATAAAGCGGTCAACCCGGTTGAAACCCTGTTCGTGGTCGATGCCATGACGGGCCAGGATGCCGCCAACACCGCCAAGGCGTTCAACGATGCCCTGCCGCTGACCGGCGTGGTGCTGACCAAGACCGATGGCGATGCCCGTGGCGGTGCCGCCTTGTCTGTTCGTCACATTACCGGTAAGCCGATCAAGTTCCTGGGTGTTGGTGAAAAGTCTGATGCGCTGGAGCCGTTCTATCCGGACCGGGTTGCCTCCCGGATCCTGGGTATGGGCGATGTGCTCTCGCTGATCGAAGAGGCAGAGCGCAAGCTTGATCAGAAGAAGGCCCAGAAGCTCACCAAGAAAATCAAGAAGGGCAAAAGCTTCGATCTGGAGGATTTTCGGGATCAGCTTCAGCAGATGAAGAACATGGGTGGCATCGGTGGCCTGCTCGACAAGTTGCCCGGCATGGGGCAGATGGCCCGGGTGGCGCAGCAACAGGTCAACGACAAGTCCATGGGGCAGATGGAGGCGATCATTTGCTCCATGACGCCAAAAGAGCGGCGTTACCCGGATGTGATCAACAATTCCCGCAAGCGCCGTATCGCCACGGGGTCTGGAACCCAGATCCAGGACGTCAATCGTCTGCTGAAGCAGCACAAGCAAATGCAGAAGATGATGAAAAAGTTTGGCAAGAAAGGCGGTATGGCGAATATGATGCGCGGCATGGGCGGCATGATGCCCCCTGGCGGCGGTGGGGGAGGCGGAATGCCCCCGTTTGGCCGTATGTAA
- the rpsP gene encoding 30S ribosomal protein S16, producing the protein MVIIRLARGGSKKRPFYHLTVTDSRKSRDGRFIERVGFFNPVARGQEESLRVDRDRVNFWLGQGAQTSERVAQLLKAAG; encoded by the coding sequence ATGGTAATTATCCGTTTGGCTCGTGGCGGCTCCAAGAAGCGCCCGTTCTACCATCTGACAGTCACCGACAGCCGCAAATCCCGCGACGGTCGTTTCATTGAGCGCGTAGGTTTCTTCAACCCGGTAGCCCGTGGTCAGGAAGAGAGTCTTCGCGTTGATCGTGATCGTGTCAATTTCTGGCTCGGTCAGGGCGCGCAGACCAGCGAGCGCGTTGCACAGCTGCTGAAGGCTGCTGGGTAA
- the rimM gene encoding ribosome maturation factor RimM (Essential for efficient processing of 16S rRNA) yields the protein MTQNSQETVIGRITSVFGVKGWLKVFSYTDPKEGILNYPDWTLDLDGKRIPAKLEEGRRQGQGIVVRLKGINDRDLARTYCGAEVRVSTAELPPLPDGEYYWFQLEGLDVFTVDDECLGKVHHLMETGSNDVLVVQATAGSIDQRERLIPYLPGEVVQSVDLAAKQMVVDWDPEF from the coding sequence ATGACACAGAATTCGCAGGAAACTGTGATCGGCCGGATTACCTCGGTGTTTGGGGTCAAAGGATGGCTTAAAGTCTTTTCCTACACAGACCCCAAGGAAGGAATACTGAACTATCCCGATTGGACTCTTGATCTGGATGGCAAGCGTATTCCGGCCAAGCTTGAGGAAGGCCGCCGCCAGGGGCAGGGGATCGTCGTCAGGCTGAAAGGTATTAACGACCGTGATCTGGCCCGCACGTATTGTGGTGCCGAAGTCAGGGTTTCCACTGCTGAATTGCCGCCGCTTCCCGATGGGGAGTACTACTGGTTTCAGTTGGAAGGTCTTGATGTGTTCACGGTAGATGATGAGTGCCTTGGTAAAGTGCACCATCTGATGGAAACCGGATCCAACGATGTTCTGGTGGTGCAGGCAACAGCAGGCTCCATTGATCAACGTGAGCGTCTGATCCCCTATCTGCCGGGCGAAGTGGTGCAGAGTGTTGATCTCGCCGCAAAGCAAATGGTGGTGGACTGGGATCCGGAGTTCTGA